The Geothrix sp. genome has a window encoding:
- a CDS encoding LysR family transcriptional regulator yields MSKPAPSLDLRVRFYLGGEIALGPGKAHLLEAIQETGSIAAAGRLMGMSYRRAWLLVDTMNRCFREALVATEKGGATRGGATLTPLGIKVLARYRSLEAKAARAAAADLKALTTLLSGQDGL; encoded by the coding sequence ATGTCCAAGCCCGCCCCCTCCCTCGATCTCCGCGTCCGGTTCTACCTGGGCGGCGAGATCGCCCTGGGCCCCGGGAAGGCGCACCTGCTGGAGGCCATCCAGGAGACGGGCTCCATCGCGGCGGCGGGGCGCCTGATGGGCATGAGCTACCGTCGGGCCTGGTTGCTGGTGGACACCATGAACCGCTGCTTCCGGGAGGCCCTGGTCGCCACCGAGAAGGGCGGGGCAACCCGGGGCGGAGCTACGCTCACGCCGCTGGGAATCAAGGTCCTGGCCCGGTACCGCAGCCTGGAGGCCAAGGCGGCCCGGGCAGCCGCGGCGGACCTGAAGGCGCTGACCACCCTGCTGTCGGGGCAGGACGGCCTTTGA
- the modA gene encoding molybdate ABC transporter substrate-binding protein: MPLARPPLLRCLLLTLSLATAGRAGDLVVSAAASLAEAFQELAQRHEARHPGTKVVLNTGASDKLLQQILAGAPVDVFASADQTAMDRAVAQGAVDAASRATFAGNALVMIVPLEARGPATPAELLQPQVRRVAIANPASVPAGRYAREALEALGLWRAVEAKAVFGQSVRQCLDYAARGEVDAAFVYATDAAIQTRKVRVVATVPTRTPVTYPLAVVTGTRQAEAARAFVALVLSPEGRAVLTRFGFTAP; encoded by the coding sequence ATGCCCCTCGCCCGACCCCCTCTGCTGCGCTGCCTCCTCCTCACCCTGTCCCTGGCCACCGCCGGGCGGGCGGGCGACTTGGTGGTCTCCGCCGCCGCGAGCCTTGCCGAAGCCTTCCAGGAGCTGGCCCAACGCCATGAAGCGCGGCATCCGGGCACCAAGGTCGTGCTCAACACCGGCGCCTCGGACAAGCTGCTGCAGCAGATTCTCGCCGGGGCCCCCGTGGATGTGTTCGCTTCCGCGGATCAGACCGCCATGGACCGGGCCGTGGCCCAGGGGGCCGTGGATGCGGCCTCCCGCGCGACCTTCGCGGGGAACGCGCTGGTGATGATCGTCCCCCTCGAGGCACGGGGCCCCGCCACCCCGGCTGAACTGCTCCAGCCCCAGGTCCGCCGCGTGGCCATCGCCAACCCGGCCAGCGTGCCCGCAGGCCGCTATGCCCGTGAGGCCCTGGAGGCCCTGGGGCTGTGGCGGGCCGTCGAGGCCAAGGCCGTCTTCGGCCAGAGCGTCCGCCAGTGCCTGGACTACGCGGCCCGGGGCGAAGTGGACGCCGCCTTCGTCTACGCCACGGATGCCGCCATCCAGACTCGCAAGGTGCGGGTGGTCGCCACCGTGCCCACCCGCACCCCCGTCACCTATCCCCTCGCCGTGGTCACGGGCACCCGCCAGGCCGAGGCCGCCCGCGCCTTCGTGGCCCTGGTGCTCTCGCCGGAAGGCCGGGCGGTCCTCACCCGCTTCGGCTTCACCGCCCCCTGA
- the modB gene encoding molybdate ABC transporter permease subunit, whose amino-acid sequence MDQAWIPLLLSLKVAGLATLLVLLAGTALGFLLARRPFPGRELLDALCTLPMVLPPTVLGYYLLVLLGRRGALGGFLDRTFGIQLIFTWQGAVIAASIVSFPLALKAARAAFEQVDPQYERAARTLGVSDLGVFFRVTLPLAWRGILAGTLLAFARALGEFGATLMVAGSIPGRTQTLSVAVYEAVQAGQDGLATTLVIVTSTTCLLVLLVAARLLRGHDARSAGREPWP is encoded by the coding sequence ATGGACCAGGCATGGATCCCCCTGCTGCTGTCCCTCAAGGTGGCGGGACTGGCCACGCTGCTGGTGCTGCTGGCGGGGACGGCCCTGGGCTTCCTCCTGGCCCGCCGCCCCTTCCCCGGACGGGAGCTGCTGGACGCCCTCTGCACGCTGCCCATGGTGCTGCCCCCCACGGTGCTCGGCTACTACCTGCTGGTGCTGCTGGGACGACGCGGAGCGCTGGGGGGATTCCTGGACCGCACCTTCGGGATCCAGCTCATCTTCACCTGGCAGGGGGCCGTGATCGCGGCCTCCATCGTCTCCTTCCCCCTGGCCCTCAAGGCCGCCCGCGCGGCCTTCGAGCAGGTGGATCCGCAATACGAGCGGGCGGCCCGTACCCTGGGCGTGTCCGACCTGGGCGTGTTCTTCCGCGTCACCCTTCCCTTGGCCTGGCGCGGCATCCTGGCGGGCACCCTCCTGGCCTTCGCCCGGGCCCTCGGCGAATTTGGCGCCACCCTCATGGTGGCGGGCAGCATCCCCGGCCGCACGCAGACGCTGTCCGTGGCGGTCTACGAGGCCGTGCAGGCGGGCCAGGACGGTCTGGCGACCACGCTGGTGATCGTGACCTCCACCACCTGCCTGCTGGTCCTCCTCGTCGCGGCGCGGCTGCTCCGCGGCCACGACGCCCGCAGCGCGGGGCGGGAGCCCTGGCCATGA
- a CDS encoding ATP-binding cassette domain-containing protein has translation MKLRVDIRGTLRGRERPFHLEVAFATSARSLVLSGPSGAGKSLTLRAIAGLLRPEAGCIQLGECAFFDSATGLHLPPQARDVGHLFQDYALFPHLTAAENVAFSFSRTWRRPSRAALAQALPWLDRLGLGGFAAAHPGQLSGGQRQRVALARALAARPRLLLLDEPFSALDHRMRDRLRLELKDLAAQENLPLVVVSHDPGDAEAFGEHLVELEEGRVVSEETYRA, from the coding sequence ATGAAGCTGCGCGTGGACATTCGGGGCACCCTGCGGGGCCGGGAGCGGCCCTTCCACCTGGAAGTGGCCTTCGCCACCTCGGCCCGGTCGCTGGTGCTGTCGGGCCCCTCCGGTGCTGGCAAGAGCCTCACCCTCCGCGCCATCGCGGGCCTTCTGCGCCCGGAGGCCGGGTGCATCCAGCTGGGCGAGTGCGCCTTCTTCGACAGCGCCACGGGCTTGCACCTCCCGCCCCAGGCCCGCGATGTGGGCCACCTCTTCCAGGACTACGCGCTGTTTCCGCACCTCACGGCCGCGGAGAATGTGGCCTTCAGCTTCTCGCGCACCTGGCGCCGCCCTTCCCGCGCCGCGCTGGCGCAGGCCCTGCCCTGGCTCGACCGTCTGGGCCTCGGGGGCTTCGCCGCGGCCCACCCGGGCCAGCTCTCCGGCGGCCAGCGCCAGCGCGTGGCCCTGGCCCGCGCCCTGGCTGCGAGGCCCCGCCTGTTGCTGCTGGATGAACCCTTCTCCGCCCTCGACCACCGCATGCGGGACCGCCTGCGCCTCGAACTGAAGGATCTGGCCGCCCAGGAGAACCTGCCCCTGGTGGTGGTGAGCCACGATCCCGGCGATGCCGAGGCCTTCGGCGAGCACCTCGTCGAGCTGGAAGAGGGTCGCGTGGTCTCCGAGGAGACCTACCGAGCGTAG
- a CDS encoding S41 family peptidase has product MRRALFVLPALVLTLAAQEAAPIAPPVTADQRKAVVETLARELKARYVFPEVAETTSAALKAKAAQGAYDGAVTAQAFAEALSRDLREAGRDGHFRVRFDPAFKPASDDDDKPPTRDEVAQMRQFSQRRGFGIAKVEQLPGNVGYLDIRGFGPTEFVGPAFSAALSLLSGTEALILDLRQNGGGDPESVAYLVSHFFEEGDTRHLNSIYNRPKNTTRQYWTTATVAPRYAKPVYVLTSARTFSGGEECAYDFQTQKRATLVGETTGGGANPGGAVLLGHGFNAFIPTGRAINPVTGTNWERVGVKPDLAVPAAEALKAAHGAILRGILEREKDPDYRKRLEGILARVEKGEAEPVRYAR; this is encoded by the coding sequence ATGCGTCGCGCCCTGTTCGTCCTGCCTGCCCTGGTCCTGACCCTCGCCGCCCAGGAGGCCGCCCCCATCGCGCCCCCTGTGACGGCCGATCAGCGGAAAGCCGTGGTGGAGACCCTCGCCAGGGAACTGAAGGCCCGCTATGTCTTCCCTGAGGTCGCCGAGACGACCAGCGCCGCGCTGAAGGCCAAGGCGGCCCAGGGCGCCTACGATGGCGCCGTCACGGCCCAGGCCTTCGCCGAAGCCCTCTCCAGGGACCTGCGGGAGGCGGGCCGGGACGGCCACTTCCGGGTGCGCTTCGATCCGGCCTTCAAGCCCGCGAGCGACGATGACGACAAGCCGCCCACGCGCGACGAGGTGGCGCAGATGCGGCAGTTCTCCCAGCGGCGGGGCTTCGGCATCGCCAAGGTGGAGCAGCTCCCGGGCAATGTGGGCTACCTGGACATCCGGGGCTTCGGCCCCACGGAGTTCGTGGGACCGGCCTTCTCCGCGGCCCTCTCGCTCCTGTCAGGCACCGAGGCCCTCATCCTCGACCTGCGCCAGAACGGGGGCGGCGATCCCGAAAGCGTGGCCTACCTGGTGAGCCACTTCTTCGAGGAGGGCGACACCCGGCACCTCAACTCCATCTACAACCGGCCGAAAAACACGACGCGTCAGTACTGGACCACGGCGACCGTTGCCCCGCGCTACGCGAAGCCCGTCTATGTCCTCACCTCGGCCCGCACCTTCTCCGGCGGCGAGGAGTGCGCCTACGATTTCCAGACCCAGAAGCGCGCGACCCTGGTGGGCGAGACCACGGGCGGTGGCGCCAATCCCGGTGGCGCGGTGCTTTTGGGGCATGGTTTCAACGCCTTCATCCCCACGGGCCGGGCCATCAACCCCGTCACCGGCACCAATTGGGAGCGTGTGGGGGTGAAACCGGACCTGGCCGTGCCCGCCGCCGAGGCGCTGAAGGCGGCTCATGGGGCGATCCTCCGGGGCATCCTCGAGAGGGAGAAGGATCCCGACTACCGCAAGCGCCTGGAGGGCATCCTGGCCCGCGTGGAGAAGGGTGAGGCGGAACCCGTCCGCTACGCTCGGTAG
- a CDS encoding S41 family peptidase, which produces MRLKTTLILSALVAGLAAREVAKDSPLTRQEQQQALARIIELVRDEYVFADVAARAAEALGERASAIVAEGSAERSAFIARVNAELKDLTRDKHVSVRKAIPNFDKPVGRHGIEKVERLRGEVGYLRVDRFFQADESRPLFDQAMDQLAGSRAMIIDLRENRGGGDALALLASYFLPERVLLNSLVFRKDETMEVWAGPSTRAAFTKVPVYVLVSGTTFSAGEAFAYGLQQRGRAVLIGERTKGGANPNRFFPVGQGLELSLSVGRTVNPVSGTNWEGGGVQPDVLVPADQALDKALEKALEKLSATAARA; this is translated from the coding sequence ATGCGCCTGAAAACCACCCTCATCCTCTCGGCCCTGGTGGCCGGGCTCGCCGCGCGCGAAGTCGCCAAGGATTCCCCCCTGACCCGCCAGGAGCAGCAGCAGGCCCTTGCGCGGATCATCGAGCTGGTCCGCGACGAGTATGTTTTCGCGGATGTGGCGGCCAGGGCCGCCGAAGCTTTGGGTGAGCGCGCCTCGGCCATCGTGGCCGAGGGGTCCGCCGAGCGGTCGGCCTTCATCGCCAGGGTCAACGCCGAACTCAAGGATCTGACCCGCGATAAGCATGTGAGCGTGCGGAAGGCGATCCCCAACTTCGACAAGCCCGTGGGGCGACACGGCATCGAGAAGGTGGAGCGCCTCAGGGGCGAGGTGGGCTACCTCCGGGTGGACCGGTTCTTCCAGGCGGACGAAAGCCGCCCGCTCTTCGACCAGGCCATGGATCAGCTAGCCGGCAGCAGGGCGATGATCATCGACCTCCGGGAGAACCGCGGCGGCGGCGATGCCCTCGCGCTGCTGGCCTCCTACTTCCTTCCCGAGCGTGTGCTCCTGAACAGCCTCGTCTTCCGGAAGGACGAGACCATGGAAGTCTGGGCAGGTCCTTCCACCCGCGCGGCCTTCACCAAAGTGCCGGTCTATGTGCTGGTGAGCGGCACCACTTTCTCGGCGGGCGAAGCCTTCGCCTACGGCCTGCAGCAGCGGGGCCGGGCCGTGCTGATCGGCGAGCGCACCAAGGGCGGCGCCAACCCGAACCGCTTCTTCCCCGTGGGGCAGGGCCTGGAGTTGTCCCTGTCCGTCGGGCGCACGGTGAACCCGGTCAGCGGCACCAACTGGGAGGGCGGGGGCGTGCAACCGGATGTGCTGGTCCCAGCGGACCAGGCGCTGGACAAGGCCCTGGAGAAAGCGCTGGAAAAACTGTCTGCCACGGCGGCCAGAGCCTGA
- a CDS encoding Lrp/AsnC family transcriptional regulator translates to MPRPDLDDMDRRLLAELGTDARLTQVALAARVGLSRSAVQERLKRLEREGVILGYTLRLGFEAKPGVRAYLLVRGSGPSHERALRMLEAFPEVRVADSVSGDIDLVLQLEAEHLEDLNRIRDEVARLPGIASTQTLLVMAPRFDRR, encoded by the coding sequence ATGCCCAGGCCCGACCTTGACGACATGGACCGCCGCCTCCTCGCGGAGCTGGGAACCGACGCCCGCCTCACGCAGGTGGCCTTGGCGGCGCGGGTGGGCCTCTCGCGGTCGGCCGTGCAGGAGCGCCTCAAGCGCCTGGAGCGCGAGGGCGTCATTCTGGGCTACACGCTGCGCCTGGGCTTCGAGGCCAAGCCCGGTGTACGGGCCTACCTCCTGGTGCGCGGCAGCGGGCCCAGCCACGAGCGGGCCCTGCGCATGCTGGAGGCCTTCCCCGAGGTGCGGGTGGCCGACAGCGTGAGCGGAGACATCGATCTGGTGCTGCAGCTGGAGGCGGAGCACCTGGAGGACCTCAACCGCATCCGGGATGAGGTGGCCCGGCTCCCCGGCATCGCCTCCACCCAGACGCTGCTCGTGATGGCCCCGCGCTTCGACCGGCGCTGA
- a CDS encoding retropepsin-like aspartic protease, which yields MLGKGLALLLLLSMAAPAATAEERKKAPVSSITQDESGLLIVSVTLHSMKSWDTTRTFRFLLDTGASCCIVDWSVPSEFFWDEPQTETTAKDIANQSIVAPTVLLKRVEVGTVIRDGVFATRMDLRNQIGRFQDQPVDGILGMSFLRGTRFVIDPNTNRLIWWGYHFSPGVAVPLSESPGGPWIHIRLGNQEVLATVDTGMSGGVDLPMALKPKGEGGATVSMGLSGVLVAGSDVMVNRLEAGSSAWVNLTVGFQSEDKMGRIGVDVWMAAPVCFDFITNHLTFSQDAAGNLPIRRESNRNLPLQWDRNGRVPRLLVFLVKPGSAMERAGCKPGDELIQVGSLQGPMLTRRAVQDLVASGVQHIWIIRRNGVELKLNFGPV from the coding sequence ATGTTGGGAAAGGGACTGGCGCTTCTGCTTCTTCTGTCCATGGCTGCGCCTGCGGCCACCGCAGAGGAGCGGAAGAAAGCCCCTGTATCGTCCATCACCCAGGATGAGAGTGGCCTTCTGATCGTGTCGGTGACGCTCCACTCCATGAAGAGTTGGGACACCACGAGGACCTTCCGGTTCCTGCTAGATACAGGAGCCAGCTGCTGCATCGTGGATTGGTCCGTGCCCTCCGAATTCTTCTGGGACGAGCCCCAAACTGAAACCACTGCTAAGGACATCGCCAACCAGAGCATCGTGGCCCCGACTGTGCTGTTAAAGCGAGTGGAAGTGGGCACCGTGATCCGAGATGGGGTGTTTGCCACACGCATGGACCTCCGAAACCAGATCGGACGGTTCCAGGACCAACCAGTGGACGGCATCCTGGGCATGTCGTTTCTGCGTGGCACCCGATTCGTAATCGATCCAAATACCAACCGCCTGATTTGGTGGGGTTATCACTTCAGTCCTGGTGTGGCGGTTCCCTTGTCCGAGTCCCCGGGCGGTCCCTGGATCCACATTCGTCTCGGAAATCAGGAGGTGTTGGCTACGGTGGATACCGGCATGAGTGGTGGTGTGGATCTTCCCATGGCTCTTAAGCCCAAAGGGGAAGGTGGGGCGACCGTATCCATGGGCCTCTCGGGGGTCCTAGTCGCAGGTTCGGATGTAATGGTGAACCGCCTGGAAGCTGGATCCTCGGCCTGGGTCAACCTAACGGTGGGTTTTCAGAGCGAGGACAAAATGGGCCGCATCGGTGTCGATGTCTGGATGGCAGCACCGGTCTGCTTTGATTTCATCACCAACCACCTGACCTTCTCTCAGGATGCGGCGGGAAACCTGCCCATCCGCCGCGAGTCCAACCGGAATCTGCCCCTGCAGTGGGACCGGAACGGCCGTGTACCACGGCTCCTGGTCTTCCTGGTGAAACCCGGAAGTGCCATGGAAAGGGCCGGATGCAAGCCTGGTGATGAACTGATCCAGGTAGGCAGCCTCCAGGGCCCAATGCTTACGCGGCGCGCGGTCCAGGATCTGGTGGCCTCTGGAGTTCAACACATTTGGATCATTCGCCGGAATGGGGTGGAACTGAAGCTGAACTTCGGACCGGTCTGA
- the gcvPB gene encoding aminomethyl-transferring glycine dehydrogenase subunit GcvPB, which yields MFLRQREPLSFERSVSGKRGMDLPKLDVPEAKDTRPTHLKRSGFDALPELSEVEVIRHFTRLSKWNYGVDDGIYPLGSCTMKHNPRLNEKVAGLPGFTDSHPMAPDALVQGNLEMIYTLQEWLKEITGLPGVTLQPSAGAAGELTGVMLIRAYHVSKGAKRRVILIPDSGHGTNPATAAMAGYEVVELPSLPDGTIAFDDVTDPVNGKVRKGLKTLVSELGTEIAGAMITNPNTVGVFEYRFKEVSDLLHSVGALVYMDGANMNALVGVARPGDFGVDVMHLNLHKTMSTPHGGGGPGAGPVCCGENLMPFLPVPVVVRDTVKVGEGEVPRHSYRWDWKRPQSIGKVHTFYGNFGILVRALTYCLSHGSDGLKEATLRAIVNANYIRARLKGAYALHIDSPSLHEVVFSDTLQAKHDVHTLDIAKRLIDHGYHPPTIYFPLIVPGALMIEPTESEDKGELDAFCDTMLAIAKEAETDAEALHQAPTLAPLRRMDETTAARKPVLRWAKG from the coding sequence ATGTTTCTGCGTCAGCGCGAACCCCTCTCTTTCGAACGCTCCGTCTCCGGAAAGCGGGGCATGGATCTGCCCAAGCTCGATGTGCCCGAGGCCAAGGACACGCGTCCCACCCACCTCAAGCGCAGCGGCTTCGACGCCCTGCCCGAGCTGAGCGAGGTGGAGGTCATCCGCCACTTCACGCGCCTCTCCAAGTGGAACTACGGCGTGGACGACGGCATCTACCCGCTGGGCTCCTGCACCATGAAGCACAACCCGCGGCTCAACGAGAAGGTCGCCGGCCTGCCGGGTTTCACCGACAGCCACCCCATGGCCCCCGATGCGCTGGTGCAGGGCAACCTGGAGATGATCTACACCCTCCAGGAATGGCTGAAGGAGATCACCGGCCTGCCCGGCGTCACGCTCCAGCCCAGCGCCGGCGCCGCCGGCGAGCTGACGGGCGTCATGCTCATCCGGGCCTACCATGTGTCCAAGGGTGCCAAGCGCCGCGTGATCCTCATCCCCGACAGCGGCCACGGCACCAACCCTGCCACCGCCGCCATGGCCGGATATGAGGTGGTCGAGCTGCCCTCCCTGCCGGATGGCACCATCGCCTTCGACGATGTGACCGATCCTGTGAATGGCAAGGTCCGCAAGGGCCTCAAGACGCTCGTGAGCGAGCTCGGCACCGAGATCGCCGGCGCCATGATCACGAATCCGAACACCGTGGGCGTTTTCGAATACCGCTTCAAGGAAGTCAGCGACCTCCTGCACAGTGTGGGCGCCCTGGTCTACATGGATGGGGCCAACATGAACGCCCTGGTGGGCGTGGCCCGGCCTGGGGATTTCGGCGTGGATGTCATGCATCTGAACCTCCACAAGACCATGTCCACCCCGCACGGCGGTGGCGGTCCCGGCGCCGGCCCCGTCTGCTGCGGCGAGAACCTGATGCCCTTCCTGCCCGTGCCCGTCGTGGTGCGCGACACCGTGAAGGTGGGCGAGGGCGAGGTGCCCAGGCACTCCTACCGCTGGGACTGGAAGCGGCCCCAGAGCATCGGCAAGGTGCACACCTTCTACGGCAACTTCGGCATCCTCGTCCGGGCGCTCACCTACTGCCTGAGCCACGGCTCGGACGGGCTGAAGGAGGCCACGCTGCGGGCCATCGTGAACGCCAACTACATCCGCGCCCGGCTCAAGGGCGCCTATGCCCTGCACATCGATTCCCCGAGCCTGCATGAGGTGGTTTTCAGCGACACGCTGCAGGCCAAGCACGATGTCCACACGCTCGACATCGCCAAGCGCCTCATCGATCACGGCTACCACCCGCCCACGATCTACTTCCCCCTGATCGTGCCCGGCGCGCTGATGATCGAGCCTACGGAGAGCGAGGACAAGGGCGAGCTGGACGCCTTCTGCGACACGATGCTCGCCATCGCGAAGGAGGCCGAGACCGACGCCGAGGCCCTGCACCAGGCGCCGACCCTCGCACCCCTGCGGCGCATGGACGAGACCACCGCCGCCCGCAAACCCGTGCTGCGGTGGGCGAAGGGCTGA
- the gcvPA gene encoding aminomethyl-transferring glycine dehydrogenase subunit GcvPA, with translation MRYLPSSPVEDRALLDTIGVARAEELLAGIPEALRLKRDLNLPTQGSEQEVAWEMVGLANKNTRFCAQFLGAGAYDHFVPSAIDAMVSRQEWFTAYTPYQPEISQGTLQHIFEYQTLICDLTGLDVTNASLYDGGTACVETALMAVRVAKKRNTVLVSRGLHPLYREVLKTNFAPHDDLQLVEVGLKNGVTDLADLQAKLNGDVAAVMVGYPNFLGAVEDLTALAGPVHAAGALLVSVTQEAFAFGWLEAPGKAGADMACGEAMSFGNKPTFGGPFLGFLAVKDAHKREIPGRVVGQTKDLEGRTGYVLTLTAREQHIRRDKATSNICSNQGLVALRANIFLQLAGPQGLRGLAEQNAAKAQYLRQRLLELPDMEPVDDPPFFNEFVLRYRGDMAALQEACLAESLLPGLDLGRFYPEYEGCILWCATELHTRRMIESLVEILARVPATV, from the coding sequence ATGCGCTACCTGCCCTCTTCCCCTGTCGAGGATCGTGCCCTCCTGGACACCATCGGCGTCGCCCGCGCCGAGGAGCTGCTGGCGGGCATCCCGGAGGCCCTGCGGTTGAAGAGGGACCTGAACCTGCCCACCCAGGGCTCCGAGCAGGAGGTGGCCTGGGAGATGGTGGGCCTGGCCAACAAGAACACCCGTTTCTGCGCCCAGTTCCTGGGGGCCGGCGCCTATGACCACTTCGTGCCCTCAGCCATCGACGCCATGGTGAGCCGCCAGGAATGGTTCACGGCCTACACGCCCTACCAGCCGGAGATCAGCCAAGGCACGCTCCAGCACATCTTCGAATACCAGACCCTCATCTGCGACCTCACCGGCCTGGATGTGACGAACGCCAGCCTCTACGACGGCGGCACGGCCTGCGTGGAGACGGCCCTCATGGCCGTCCGCGTGGCGAAGAAGCGCAACACCGTCCTGGTGAGCCGCGGCCTGCACCCGCTCTACCGCGAGGTGCTCAAGACCAATTTCGCGCCCCATGACGACCTCCAGCTGGTGGAGGTGGGGCTCAAGAACGGCGTCACCGACCTGGCCGACCTGCAGGCGAAGCTGAATGGCGATGTGGCCGCCGTGATGGTGGGCTACCCCAACTTCCTGGGCGCGGTGGAGGATCTGACGGCCCTGGCCGGCCCCGTCCACGCCGCCGGCGCCCTGCTGGTGAGCGTCACCCAGGAGGCTTTCGCCTTCGGCTGGCTGGAGGCCCCCGGCAAGGCCGGCGCCGACATGGCCTGCGGCGAGGCCATGTCCTTCGGCAACAAGCCCACCTTCGGCGGACCCTTCCTGGGCTTCCTCGCGGTGAAGGACGCCCACAAGCGCGAGATCCCGGGCCGCGTGGTGGGCCAGACCAAGGATCTGGAAGGCCGCACGGGCTATGTGCTCACGCTGACGGCCCGCGAGCAGCACATCCGCCGCGACAAGGCCACCAGCAACATCTGCTCGAACCAGGGGCTCGTGGCTCTGCGCGCCAACATCTTCCTCCAGCTGGCGGGCCCGCAGGGCCTGCGCGGCCTGGCGGAGCAGAACGCCGCCAAGGCCCAGTACCTGCGCCAGCGCCTGCTGGAGCTGCCGGACATGGAGCCGGTCGATGACCCGCCCTTCTTCAACGAGTTCGTGCTGCGCTACCGGGGCGACATGGCGGCGCTGCAGGAGGCCTGCCTCGCGGAGAGCCTGCTGCCGGGCCTGGACCTGGGCCGCTTCTACCCCGAATACGAAGGCTGCATCCTCTGGTGCGCCACCGAACTCCACACCCGCCGGATGATCGAGAGCCTCGTCGAAATCCTGGCCCGCGTCCCTGCCACCGTCTGA